The bacterium genome contains a region encoding:
- a CDS encoding NifU family protein: MDKASIEKVIKEKISPKLAADGGGIELVEVKKDNTVVVKLTGACGCCPFSMMTLKAGVEAELKRQFPEIKEVVTG, encoded by the coding sequence ATGGACAAGGCATCGATAGAGAAGGTGATCAAGGAAAAGATAAGCCCCAAGCTCGCGGCCGACGGCGGCGGGATCGAGCTCGTCGAGGTGAAGAAGGACAACACCGTGGTGGTAAAGCTCACCGGCGCATGCGGCTGCTGCCCGTTCTCCATGATGACCCTCAAGGCAGGCGTGGAGGCGGAACTCAAGCGCCAGTTCCCTGAAATCAAAGAAGTGGTGACGGGTTAA